From Abyssibius alkaniclasticus:
CGGCAAGTGCTGCGGCGGTGCGCGCCACTTTTGCCCGCAGCGCCCCATAGCTTATCGTCTCGCCATCGAGCGTGCTTAGAAACGGCGCCTCATCGGGCTGCGCGCTGAGCAGCGCGTGGTGCAAGGGGTTCATGGTCATGCGGTGGTGGCTCCTTTGGTGGTGAGGCGGCTGCGCACGGCGCGGGCGGAGGCAATTTCGCCCGAGGCGGCAAAGGCCTCGTGCCGCGTTTCAACCTTGTCCAGATCATAAAGATAATTGACCATAAGCCCGTGGCTTTGTGCCAGCCCCTTTGGTGAAAGATCGGCACCCGCATTCAGCCGGTGCAATTCGGCGCCATTGCCAAGGTGGAACCGCGCAACCGGGTCAAGCGGGCGGCCGGCAGTATCCTTGGCGGTAAGCAGGTAATCGGCGGCCGCGCCCAGCAGGGCATTCGCATCTTTGGCCAGTGTTTCGGGCTTCAATCCTTGCGCCTCTGTCCAGCGATGCAGGCCGGGCACGGGTGACAATGTTGCGAACATCCGCAGGCCGGGCAGTTCCGATTTCAGATCACCGGCAACCTGCTTGATCAGGAATGCGCCAAAGGACACCCCGGCCAGGCCGGCCTGACAGTTGGAAATTGAATAGAAAATTGCGCTATCAGCCTCTTCGGGGGGCAGGACCGGGCGCGGCACGTCCAAAATGTCATGAATGGCGCTGGCAAGGCCCTTGGTCAGCGCCACCTCGACGAAAATCAGCGGCTCATCCGGCAATGCGGGGTGAAAAAAGGCAAAACACCGCCTGTCGGGCGAAGCAACGCGCTGGCGCAGATCGTCCCAGGTGTCGATGGCGTGAACGGCCTCATAGGCGATGATTTTTTCAAGAACGGCGGCGGGGGTCTGCCAGTCGATCCGTGCGGGCACCAGAAAACCGCGGTTGAACCAGCTTCGCAGCAGGTGGCGCATATCGGTATCGATCGGCGCAAGGCTGGGGTCTTTGCGCAGGGTCAGCAGCAGGCGGCGGCGGAATTCGACCAGCCGCGCCGTGCCGCGCGGGGCGGCGTTCAGGCGGCGAAACAGTTCCTGTCGGGGCGGCTCTGCGGCGTCTTGCAAGGCTTTGAGCGCAGCGGGGGCTTTCGCTTTCACCGCACTTGCAGCGGCGATAATCGCGTCGGTATCAACCTCGAACTGGTCACGCAACGCGATGCACAGCGCAGCAAAGCCATCATCGTCCAGCCCTTCGATCAGCGTCAGCACGCGGTCGGCTATCGCAAGGCCCGAAACCTCGCCGCGCGTTGTCAGCAGCAGGCGGCTGAGCGCGACAGGGTCATCCTGCGCGCGGCTCAGCCCGTCGCCCCAAAGCCGGTTCAGCGTTGCGGGGCCAAGGACATTGCGCAGAATCCAGGAAAATGAATTGTCTTTTGGCATCGACGCGCTCCGCTTGCTTCGATGCCATGATAAAAAATCGATTTTAATTTGACAACTCGTTTTATTTGGGGAATCTTGTTGGCAACACGAAAGGGACGAATCCATGAAATTGTTAACTGGCATTGCACCCGGTCAGGGCAAACCCCAGGTTTTTGCGGTGATCGACGCGCGCGCTGTGGTGTTGGGCGATGGTGATCTGGCTGAAATCATTGCCACCAACGCCGCCAATGGCAGCCTGCCCAGCCCCAAGCCAGACGCGCCCAGCTATGATGTGGCGCAAATTACACCTTCGCTGGTTCTGGGGCGACCGGGCAAAATTGTTTGCCTTGGGTTGAACTATGCCGAACATGCGCGCGAAGGCGGCTATGCCGTGCCGGATTACCCTGCCATGTTCTTGCGCGCCGCAACCTCGATGATTGCCGCCGAAGCGCCGATGATCCTGCCCAATGCCTCGGTTACGTTTGACTACGAGGCCGAGTTGATGGTGATTATCGGCAAGGGCGGCCGCCATATTGCGGCAGAAAACGCGCTGGAGCATGTGTTTGGCTATTCCACCTTCAACGATGGGTCGGTGCGCGAATACCAGCGCAAAACCCACCAATGGACGGCGGGCAAGAATTTTGACGGCACAGGCGCGGTTGGCCCCTATGTTGTAACCCCGGACGAGGTGCCAGCGGGCGCTGCCGGTTTGCAGATCAGCACCAGGCTGAATGGCCGTGTGCTGCAAAACAGCAATACATCCGACATGATTTTCCCCGTTGCGCGCACCATTGCGATCGTGTCGGAAATCATGACGCTAGAGCCGGGCGACATGATTGCTTTTGGCACGCCGCCGGGTGTGGGCCATGCGCGCGATCCGCAGGTCTGGATGAAGGCGGGCGATGTGGTCGAGGTTGAGATCGAGGGCATCGGCATTTGCCGCAACCCGATTGTGGCCGAGAATGACCAGCAGGTGGCTGCACAATGACATTGCAGCCCCGACAAGATGCACGCGCGCTGGCGCAGGCCGATATCCGGGCCTTGCGCGCGGAATGCGCACAGCTAGATCAGGCCGGGCTCGACCTTATTCTTACGCGGGCGCGTTCGCATTATGCCTGGAGCGACCGCGACGTAAGCGATGAGCAGCTTCGCCGCCTTTACGACATTACCCGGCAGGGCGCGACCAGCATGAATTGCAGCCCGGCGCGCTTTGTGTTTGTGCGCAGCCCCGAGGGCAAGGAAAAGCTGGCAAAAGCCCTCAAGCCCAAGAATGTGCCAAAGCTGATGGGCGCGCCTGTTACGGTGATCATCGCCGAAGATCTGAATTTTTGGGAGCGGCTGGACTATCTGTTCCCGCATGAAGACCGCAAGCACCTGTTTCGCGGCAAGGATGACTATATTTCGGAGACGGCGGCACGAAATGCAACATTGCAAGGCGGCTATATGATGATTGCCGCCCGCGCGATGGGGCTGGATTGCGGCCCGATGTCGGGCTTTAGCAACGCCGTTGTTGATGAGATGTTTTTTGCGGGCACGAGCTTGCGTTCCAACTTTCTGCTGAATCTCGGCTATGCTGATGAATCGGCCGTGTTTCCAAAATTGCCCAGGCTGCCGTTTGAGGAGGCGTGCAGCTTTTCATAGGTCTGCAAGGCCCGGGATCGGGCGGCGCAGACATCATAACTGGATCGGGAGGACCAGACCATGACACTGAAACTCAATCGACGCACAGTCCTGGCGGGCACGGCATCGGCGGCGGCGCTGAGTATGCTCGCAACACCCATGCTGGCCCAGGGCCGCACGGTTACGGTGATTGACGGCTACCCAGACCGCTCGATGTGGCTGCAAGAGCTTTCAAACTACTTTTTGCCGGAAGTGAACCGCCGCCTGGAAGCCGCCGGGCTTGAGGCCATGAACTTTCAGGAAAGCTATGGCG
This genomic window contains:
- a CDS encoding malonyl-CoA decarboxylase domain-containing protein yields the protein MPKDNSFSWILRNVLGPATLNRLWGDGLSRAQDDPVALSRLLLTTRGEVSGLAIADRVLTLIEGLDDDGFAALCIALRDQFEVDTDAIIAAASAVKAKAPAALKALQDAAEPPRQELFRRLNAAPRGTARLVEFRRRLLLTLRKDPSLAPIDTDMRHLLRSWFNRGFLVPARIDWQTPAAVLEKIIAYEAVHAIDTWDDLRQRVASPDRRCFAFFHPALPDEPLIFVEVALTKGLASAIHDILDVPRPVLPPEEADSAIFYSISNCQAGLAGVSFGAFLIKQVAGDLKSELPGLRMFATLSPVPGLHRWTEAQGLKPETLAKDANALLGAAADYLLTAKDTAGRPLDPVARFHLGNGAELHRLNAGADLSPKGLAQSHGLMVNYLYDLDKVETRHEAFAASGEIASARAVRSRLTTKGATTA
- a CDS encoding fumarylacetoacetate hydrolase family protein — protein: MKLLTGIAPGQGKPQVFAVIDARAVVLGDGDLAEIIATNAANGSLPSPKPDAPSYDVAQITPSLVLGRPGKIVCLGLNYAEHAREGGYAVPDYPAMFLRAATSMIAAEAPMILPNASVTFDYEAELMVIIGKGGRHIAAENALEHVFGYSTFNDGSVREYQRKTHQWTAGKNFDGTGAVGPYVVTPDEVPAGAAGLQISTRLNGRVLQNSNTSDMIFPVARTIAIVSEIMTLEPGDMIAFGTPPGVGHARDPQVWMKAGDVVEVEIEGIGICRNPIVAENDQQVAAQ
- a CDS encoding malonic semialdehyde reductase; the encoded protein is MTLQPRQDARALAQADIRALRAECAQLDQAGLDLILTRARSHYAWSDRDVSDEQLRRLYDITRQGATSMNCSPARFVFVRSPEGKEKLAKALKPKNVPKLMGAPVTVIIAEDLNFWERLDYLFPHEDRKHLFRGKDDYISETAARNATLQGGYMMIAARAMGLDCGPMSGFSNAVVDEMFFAGTSLRSNFLLNLGYADESAVFPKLPRLPFEEACSFS